In Corynebacterium ulcerans, one genomic interval encodes:
- the mptB gene encoding polyprenol phosphomannose-dependent alpha 1,6 mannosyltransferase MptB, whose product MKLNPHKLWQSLRDELPSLGLPGSRSAELHISAQSASPHHTDLKDGSKIPTLGEHHPYQGGSALINTVTGADLLDLAAPPKHKAENIPVAFPRERAASDLTFSELRRFAMFRWMGALGALLLGFGALGAGALPVVNNPYTSFIGGSIMARMLQSSMIVCFIGVALLVISWLLIAPFTGALPSRTRQTNKGDDARIVSMSLLWRTFAAWSLPILLSAPMFTQDIYSYLANGAIVRMGLDPYSAGPIDLLGTDHPLARSVPFIWAHSPSPYGPVALGLASLISHITGDSIAWGVFLHRTLSIAGIALAGWAISRLATRCRVAPQAALWLGILNPLTILHLVGGIHNEAILLGLLLAGFELGLRGCNYLRVGIFRHAALYIGASGLLISCAGMVKVTGFIGLGFTGMAIARSFRFRERSHSFSLACAVGIQIALLTLSILVITFVSGIGLGWVHAQGGAVAIRSWMSLSTAVGVAAGWFGMLLGLGDQTEAMLQITRGCGILLAGVFMLRMLLATYWGRIPAIGGLGVATFVLVVFFPVVHPWYMLWAILPLSAWANRAFFRMGVTLYSALLSFFVLPRGLSLPPSTVLSIYFASALGLSVLLFLLWWSFKRARR is encoded by the coding sequence GTGAAGCTCAATCCCCATAAACTTTGGCAGTCTCTACGCGATGAGTTGCCTTCCTTAGGCCTACCCGGTTCACGTTCTGCCGAGCTTCATATATCTGCACAAAGTGCGTCGCCGCATCACACAGATTTAAAAGACGGATCAAAGATCCCAACCTTGGGTGAACACCACCCCTATCAAGGCGGCTCTGCCCTCATTAATACCGTCACTGGCGCCGATCTTTTGGACCTTGCAGCGCCGCCAAAACATAAAGCAGAGAACATTCCCGTAGCCTTTCCGCGAGAGCGCGCCGCTTCAGACTTAACTTTTTCAGAGTTACGCCGGTTTGCAATGTTCAGGTGGATGGGAGCATTGGGAGCCCTTTTACTTGGCTTCGGAGCGCTCGGAGCGGGGGCACTCCCAGTAGTCAACAATCCATACACAAGCTTTATCGGCGGGTCCATTATGGCCCGGATGCTTCAAAGCTCAATGATCGTTTGTTTTATTGGCGTAGCACTCCTCGTTATCTCCTGGCTTCTCATAGCACCATTCACAGGAGCTCTCCCATCAAGGACCCGACAGACCAACAAAGGGGATGATGCTCGAATAGTAAGCATGTCTTTGCTCTGGCGAACATTTGCAGCATGGAGCCTCCCCATACTTCTCAGCGCCCCTATGTTCACCCAAGACATCTATTCATACTTAGCCAATGGCGCAATAGTCCGGATGGGCCTCGACCCCTATTCTGCAGGCCCGATAGATCTTTTAGGCACTGATCATCCCCTCGCCCGCAGCGTCCCCTTTATTTGGGCTCATTCCCCTTCCCCCTATGGCCCTGTGGCATTAGGTCTAGCGTCCCTCATCAGCCACATCACCGGAGACAGCATCGCCTGGGGAGTATTTCTGCACCGCACCCTTTCTATCGCCGGTATCGCCCTTGCAGGCTGGGCCATCTCCCGGCTTGCAACACGTTGTAGGGTGGCACCTCAAGCGGCTTTATGGTTGGGGATACTGAACCCTTTGACTATTTTGCATCTGGTTGGCGGCATCCATAATGAAGCCATCCTCTTAGGGCTTCTTCTAGCCGGTTTTGAGCTTGGACTACGCGGCTGCAACTACTTAAGAGTCGGGATATTCAGACATGCAGCACTTTATATCGGCGCTTCTGGCTTACTAATTTCATGCGCAGGCATGGTGAAAGTAACCGGGTTTATTGGTCTCGGCTTCACAGGGATGGCCATCGCTCGCTCTTTCCGTTTCCGCGAGCGTAGTCATAGCTTTTCCCTGGCATGCGCCGTGGGCATTCAAATTGCACTCCTAACACTCTCCATTCTTGTCATAACTTTTGTTTCAGGCATAGGACTTGGCTGGGTTCACGCGCAAGGTGGTGCTGTAGCGATTCGAAGTTGGATGTCTCTCTCTACTGCCGTTGGCGTTGCCGCCGGATGGTTTGGCATGCTGCTGGGACTCGGAGATCAGACAGAGGCTATGTTGCAAATAACTCGCGGCTGCGGAATTTTACTAGCGGGTGTATTCATGCTCAGAATGCTGCTCGCAACATATTGGGGGCGCATACCCGCGATCGGTGGCCTTGGGGTTGCAACTTTTGTTTTGGTTGTCTTCTTCCCTGTGGTTCATCCTTGGTACATGCTATGGGCGATTCTTCCGCTATCAGCATGGGCCAATAGGGCTTTCTTCCGCATGGGAGTCACGTTATATTCAGCACTGCTCTCCTTCTTTGTCCTGCCCCGAGGGCTTTCTCTACCTCCCAGTACCGTACTTTCGATTTACTTTGCATCAGCCCTTGGTTTGTCCGTTCTTTTATTCCTCCTATGGTGGTCGTTTAAACGCGCTCGGCGTTGA
- the tal gene encoding transaldolase, whose protein sequence is MNAIDALAQAGTSTWLDDLSRERITSGNLSELITTKSIVGVTTNPAIFAAAMSKGTAYDAQIADLKAHAVGVDEAVYAMSIQDVQQACDIFAEIYESSHGVDGRVSIEVDPRISEDREATLAQARELWKQVDRPNVMIKIPATAGSLPAIADALAEGISVNVTLIFSVARYREVIAAYIEGINRAADNGLDVSAIHSVASFFVSRLDSEVDKRLEVIGTDEALALRGKAGVANARRAYAVFKELFSAAQLPENANIQRPLWASTGVKNPDYSPTLYVTELAGPDTVNTMPEATIDAVLEANDGAGDTLTNTATEAEETFSAISQAGVDFEDVFAVLEQEGVDKFVAAWDELLDSMKARLS, encoded by the coding sequence ATGAATGCAATCGATGCACTCGCACAAGCAGGAACTTCTACCTGGCTAGACGATCTTTCACGTGAACGCATTACCTCCGGAAATCTCTCCGAGCTCATCACCACTAAGTCCATCGTCGGTGTGACAACCAACCCAGCAATCTTTGCTGCGGCTATGAGCAAAGGCACCGCTTATGACGCACAGATTGCGGATCTTAAGGCTCACGCTGTTGGCGTCGACGAAGCTGTCTACGCAATGAGCATCCAAGACGTGCAGCAAGCATGCGATATTTTTGCTGAGATTTATGAGTCTTCCCACGGCGTCGATGGGCGGGTAAGTATCGAAGTAGATCCTCGTATCTCTGAAGATCGCGAAGCTACCCTCGCGCAAGCACGAGAGCTGTGGAAGCAAGTAGATCGTCCCAACGTCATGATCAAAATTCCAGCAACTGCTGGTTCACTACCCGCGATAGCCGATGCGCTCGCGGAAGGCATCAGCGTTAACGTCACTCTTATTTTCTCCGTAGCCCGATACCGCGAGGTTATCGCCGCATACATTGAAGGCATCAACCGAGCAGCAGACAATGGTCTGGATGTGTCCGCAATCCATTCTGTGGCATCTTTCTTCGTCTCACGGCTGGACTCGGAAGTAGACAAACGACTGGAAGTCATCGGAACGGACGAGGCTTTAGCTTTGCGCGGCAAAGCTGGCGTTGCCAACGCACGTCGTGCCTACGCAGTTTTCAAAGAGCTCTTTTCCGCAGCGCAGCTCCCTGAAAACGCAAATATCCAACGCCCACTCTGGGCATCCACTGGGGTCAAGAACCCCGACTACTCCCCTACGCTGTATGTCACAGAGCTCGCAGGTCCAGATACCGTCAACACTATGCCAGAAGCAACCATTGACGCGGTACTAGAGGCCAACGATGGCGCAGGTGACACGTTGACGAATACCGCGACGGAAGCTGAAGAGACATTCTCTGCTATTTCTCAAGCCGGCGTCGATTTCGAGGATGTTTTTGCGGTTCTGGAGCAAGAAGGCGTCGATAAATTCGTAGCGGCATGGGACGAACTACTCGATTCTATGAAAGCTCGCTTGAGCTAA
- the tkt gene encoding transketolase: protein MTLSPELKALTTPHYPDDWSEVDTLAVDTARVLAADAVQKCGSGHPGTAMSLAPLAYTLYQRIMHHDPADTEWTGRDRFVLSCGHSSLTQYIQLYLGGFGLELDDLEALRTWGALTPGHPEYRHTKGVEITTGPLGQGLASAVGMAMASRRERGLFDPQAEAGTSPFDHYVYVIASDGDLQEGVTAEASSLAGTQQLGNLIVFWDDNHISIEEDTEIAFNENVVDRYRAYNWQVIEIEGGEDIASIEKAVAEAKADTTRPTFIRLRTVIGYPAPTKMNSGAVHGAALGEEEVAATKEVLGFDPEKTFDVAESVIEHTRKLSARSADIRAAWQEKFDAWAAANPENKALFDRLSRRELPEGFDSELPTWEPDSKGVATRKASEATLQALGKTMPELWGGSADLAGSNNTVIKGEPSFGPTSITTDTWSTDPYGRNLHFGIREHAMGAIVNGISLHGPTRPYAGTFLIFSDYMRPAVRLAALMGTDAYYVWTHDSIGLGEDGPTHQPIEQMAALRAIPGVSMLRPADANETAAAWRAALMYKEGPKGLALTRQNVPVLEGTKEKAREGVQRGAYILVEASKATPDVIVMASGSEVQLAVEAAQRLEAEGIATRVVSVPCLDWFEEQDRDYQESVLPAEVTARVSVEAGLALSWYRHLGTRGRAVSLEHFGASAPYEKLFEEFGITTDAVVAAAHDSLNA from the coding sequence GTGACTTTGTCTCCAGAGCTCAAGGCTTTGACAACCCCCCACTACCCTGACGACTGGTCTGAGGTAGATACCTTGGCAGTCGATACCGCACGTGTGCTCGCGGCAGACGCCGTCCAAAAGTGCGGATCAGGCCACCCCGGAACCGCTATGAGCTTGGCGCCTCTGGCCTATACCCTCTACCAGCGCATCATGCACCATGATCCTGCTGATACCGAATGGACTGGCCGAGATCGCTTTGTCTTGTCCTGCGGACACAGTTCGCTCACCCAGTACATTCAGTTGTACCTAGGCGGTTTTGGTCTAGAGCTAGATGATCTGGAAGCCCTACGCACGTGGGGCGCCCTTACTCCTGGACACCCGGAATACCGCCATACAAAGGGCGTGGAAATTACCACGGGCCCGCTAGGACAGGGCCTAGCGTCTGCAGTTGGTATGGCTATGGCTTCTCGACGCGAGCGTGGGCTTTTCGATCCTCAGGCAGAGGCAGGAACCTCGCCTTTCGATCATTATGTATACGTCATTGCTTCTGATGGTGACTTGCAGGAAGGCGTGACTGCAGAAGCAAGCTCACTAGCCGGAACGCAACAACTGGGCAACCTCATTGTTTTCTGGGATGACAACCACATCTCTATTGAGGAAGACACGGAAATCGCTTTCAATGAAAACGTTGTGGATCGCTACCGTGCATACAACTGGCAGGTCATTGAAATCGAGGGCGGCGAGGATATCGCGTCCATCGAAAAAGCTGTAGCGGAAGCCAAAGCAGACACCACGCGCCCCACGTTCATCCGTCTTCGCACTGTGATCGGGTATCCCGCTCCGACAAAGATGAACAGTGGAGCTGTTCACGGTGCAGCTCTAGGTGAAGAAGAAGTTGCCGCAACAAAGGAAGTTTTGGGCTTCGACCCTGAGAAAACCTTCGATGTAGCCGAGAGCGTCATAGAGCACACGCGTAAACTTTCTGCTCGCAGCGCAGATATTCGCGCAGCTTGGCAGGAGAAATTCGACGCGTGGGCTGCTGCAAACCCAGAAAACAAGGCCTTGTTTGATCGTCTCTCACGCCGAGAGCTCCCTGAGGGCTTCGACTCCGAGCTGCCCACCTGGGAGCCAGACAGCAAGGGAGTGGCTACCCGTAAGGCTTCCGAGGCTACGCTTCAGGCTCTAGGCAAGACCATGCCCGAGCTATGGGGCGGCTCCGCAGACCTCGCAGGCTCCAACAATACAGTGATCAAAGGCGAGCCATCTTTCGGTCCTACATCTATCACCACTGATACGTGGTCAACCGATCCTTATGGACGTAACCTGCACTTTGGTATCCGGGAACACGCCATGGGTGCGATCGTCAACGGAATCTCACTTCATGGTCCTACACGGCCTTACGCCGGAACCTTCTTAATTTTCTCCGATTACATGCGTCCGGCAGTTCGCCTCGCGGCTCTCATGGGAACTGACGCTTACTACGTATGGACCCACGATTCCATCGGTTTGGGAGAAGACGGACCTACGCATCAGCCTATCGAGCAGATGGCTGCGCTCCGAGCAATTCCTGGCGTATCCATGCTGCGTCCCGCCGACGCTAATGAAACAGCAGCAGCATGGCGCGCTGCGCTGATGTACAAGGAAGGCCCTAAAGGCCTCGCGTTGACCCGCCAAAATGTTCCGGTCTTGGAAGGCACCAAGGAGAAGGCACGCGAGGGAGTCCAGCGCGGCGCTTACATCCTTGTGGAAGCATCCAAAGCTACTCCTGACGTCATCGTGATGGCCAGCGGATCCGAGGTTCAGCTCGCAGTTGAAGCTGCTCAGCGTCTAGAAGCAGAAGGCATTGCCACTCGGGTAGTCTCCGTTCCTTGCCTTGACTGGTTCGAGGAACAAGACCGGGACTACCAAGAATCCGTTTTGCCTGCTGAGGTTACTGCTCGTGTCTCTGTTGAAGCTGGCCTCGCGTTGTCCTGGTACAGGCACCTCGGTACCCGCGGACGTGCAGTGTCTCTAGAGCACTTCGGCGCATCTGCTCCTTATGAAAAGCTCTTTGAAGAATTTGGTATCACCACCGATGCCGTCGTCGCAGCTGCGCACGATTCCCTGAACGCCTAG
- a CDS encoding ABC transporter permease, producing the protein MTPPSQQESALSADFFPPGTFTPNPQRASVARMVWSQGFVEAKLFLRHGEQQLLSFIIPLGMLLALAYLPLLDDPNPLTKGFPMMLALASMSSGFTGQAISLAFDRRYGALQRTGASGVPSWTIVSGKVLGVLSVSFIQIVVLGAVALALGWTSTATGIVIGLLVFFIGVAAFTSLGLLMGGTLSSELVLGLANLIWVVLVGVASYILFQSSAEPTTWLKLIPSVALSDGLYSGFRGSFPTTDVIILLGWLSLGSVMANRWFKFSG; encoded by the coding sequence GTGACACCACCTTCCCAACAAGAAAGCGCACTTTCGGCTGATTTTTTCCCTCCGGGAACATTCACCCCTAACCCGCAACGAGCCAGCGTTGCACGCATGGTGTGGTCACAGGGGTTTGTCGAGGCCAAATTATTTCTAAGGCACGGAGAGCAGCAGCTTCTCAGCTTTATTATCCCTCTCGGAATGCTCTTAGCGCTGGCGTATCTACCGCTTCTCGACGATCCCAATCCCCTAACCAAGGGCTTTCCCATGATGCTTGCCCTCGCCTCCATGAGCTCGGGCTTTACCGGTCAAGCCATCTCCCTGGCATTTGACCGTCGTTACGGCGCCCTCCAGCGAACTGGCGCGAGCGGCGTTCCCTCATGGACGATCGTTTCAGGCAAAGTCTTGGGTGTTCTCTCGGTCAGTTTCATCCAGATAGTAGTCCTCGGGGCAGTAGCGCTTGCCTTAGGGTGGACGTCCACAGCAACAGGCATTGTTATAGGCCTGCTGGTCTTTTTTATAGGCGTTGCAGCCTTTACGTCCCTCGGTCTGTTGATGGGCGGAACTCTATCTTCCGAGCTGGTTCTGGGCCTGGCTAACCTAATTTGGGTTGTATTAGTCGGAGTCGCCTCTTATATCTTGTTTCAGAGTTCTGCTGAGCCAACCACGTGGCTAAAGTTAATCCCGTCTGTAGCCTTGTCTGACGGCCTCTATTCAGGTTTTCGTGGTTCCTTCCCCACCACAGATGTAATCATTTTGCTAGGTTGGCTATCGCTCGGTTCTGTTATGGCTAACCGCTGGTTTAAATTTTCTGGATAA
- a CDS encoding ABC transporter ATP-binding protein — translation MTTFNSTSSEPTASSSPVLELTQVVKRFGTKEAVAGLSLRAYPGQVLAFLGPNGAGKTTTIEMCEGFQKPTSGSIRVLGIDPAKHPDAVRQKVGIMLQGGGSYSGIRVQEMLNLTASYSKDPLDTDWLLHVLGLDSHRTTTYRRLSGGQKQRLSLALALVGRPQLVFLDEPTAGMDAQSRLVVWKLIRSLKADGVTVILTTHLMDEAQALADRVAIINQGQLVAEGTTEELRTSKKSGTSAVFSTSTALPLSSAPLKDLGVQEIKPLHYGLTGDLSPDTLARLSAAAAKENVLITSWETRTKSLEDIFLDLTGRELRS, via the coding sequence GTGACTACGTTCAACTCGACTTCTTCCGAGCCAACTGCGTCTTCTTCCCCTGTTCTTGAGTTAACTCAAGTGGTCAAGCGTTTTGGCACGAAGGAAGCCGTTGCAGGTTTAAGCCTTCGGGCTTACCCAGGCCAGGTTTTAGCATTCCTAGGCCCCAACGGTGCAGGCAAAACAACCACCATTGAAATGTGTGAGGGTTTCCAAAAACCAACTTCAGGCAGTATCCGCGTGCTTGGCATCGATCCAGCAAAGCACCCAGATGCTGTGCGCCAAAAAGTCGGAATAATGTTGCAAGGAGGGGGCTCCTATTCAGGCATTCGCGTACAGGAAATGCTTAACCTCACTGCGTCTTATAGCAAAGACCCACTCGACACAGACTGGTTGCTTCACGTACTAGGCCTGGATTCGCACCGCACCACCACGTATCGACGCCTCTCAGGTGGGCAAAAGCAACGGTTATCCCTAGCTCTCGCCTTAGTTGGTAGACCACAGCTCGTTTTTCTCGACGAACCCACCGCCGGAATGGATGCTCAATCCCGCCTGGTCGTTTGGAAACTCATCCGTTCACTTAAAGCGGATGGTGTCACAGTCATCCTCACTACGCATCTCATGGATGAGGCTCAGGCACTGGCAGATCGAGTCGCGATTATAAATCAAGGGCAATTGGTCGCAGAAGGGACCACAGAGGAGCTCCGCACGAGTAAAAAGAGCGGAACTTCCGCAGTCTTTTCTACCTCGACAGCTCTTCCTCTAAGCAGCGCCCCCCTCAAGGACCTTGGGGTACAGGAAATCAAGCCGCTTCATTACGGCCTCACTGGCGATCTATCACCCGATACCCTCGCTAGGCTTTCTGCAGCTGCCGCAAAAGAAAACGTCCTTATCACGTCTTGGGAAACCAGGACAAAAAGCCTTGAGGACATATTTTTAGATTTAACCGGTCGTGAGCTGAGGAGTTAA
- a CDS encoding heme o synthase, with protein MEKIKAYIALTKPRVIELLLVATIPAMLQADRGHSNIGLILLTLLGGWMGAAAANTFNMVADSDIDQKMGRTRARPLVKHTVSNRHASIFAWILTVTSFLWLWLLCDSLLAGLFVMLTIFFYIFVYTKHLKRKTHLNIVWGGAAGCMPVVVGWAVITDNAPVGIPAQWWQAIVLFLIIFFWTPPHTWALAMKYKDDYARAGVPMLPVVREPVEVTRQIVWYTWATVITTFLIIPAAGWIYGSIAVVSGIWFLIMAIRLHQGIKAGGEVKPLKLFILSNNYLSILFVGLSLDAVLGLETVGQMLGWTTTFF; from the coding sequence TTGGAGAAGATCAAGGCCTATATCGCGCTGACAAAGCCAAGGGTCATTGAGCTCCTATTGGTTGCAACAATTCCAGCCATGCTCCAAGCGGATCGTGGACACAGCAACATTGGGCTGATTCTGCTTACTCTTTTGGGTGGTTGGATGGGAGCCGCGGCTGCCAACACCTTTAACATGGTCGCCGACTCGGACATCGATCAGAAAATGGGGCGCACGCGCGCACGACCGTTGGTCAAACATACTGTGAGCAATCGACATGCCAGCATCTTTGCCTGGATCCTCACGGTGACGAGCTTCCTGTGGCTCTGGTTACTATGCGATTCTTTGCTCGCAGGTTTGTTTGTTATGTTGACAATTTTCTTTTACATTTTTGTCTACACCAAGCACCTCAAGCGTAAAACCCATCTCAATATTGTGTGGGGTGGGGCGGCTGGCTGCATGCCAGTTGTGGTCGGCTGGGCCGTGATTACAGATAATGCACCGGTAGGAATCCCCGCGCAATGGTGGCAAGCGATCGTCTTGTTCTTGATTATTTTCTTCTGGACACCTCCACATACATGGGCATTAGCCATGAAGTATAAGGATGACTACGCGCGAGCAGGCGTCCCGATGCTTCCCGTAGTCAGAGAGCCCGTGGAAGTGACACGCCAAATCGTGTGGTACACATGGGCGACTGTGATCACAACGTTCCTCATCATTCCTGCGGCAGGTTGGATTTATGGGAGCATAGCTGTGGTCTCAGGAATCTGGTTCCTCATTATGGCGATCCGGTTGCACCAAGGCATTAAAGCCGGTGGCGAGGTCAAACCACTCAAGCTGTTTATTCTTTCCAACAATTATCTGTCGATACTCTTTGTGGGCTTGTCGCTTGATGCAGTCTTGGGACTAGAAACTGTTGGTCAGATGCTGGGGTGGACAACAACCTTCTTCTAA
- a CDS encoding helix-turn-helix transcriptional regulator produces the protein MGTTPTMRGLSASRGKTSGKVNHPVTETRSTDGETRRQIMLVMLKSGPVTATQLGETLGLSATGIRRHVDILVEEGLAEISQPRKTVGDKTRGRPAKSFRLTAAGRGQFGHDYDSLAAQALATLKETGGETAVKEFARKRVATIVEGVEIPTVEDADSLEKAASALVEAFSESGYAATLTNAANGVQICQHHCPIAGVAAEFPELCEAEHEAIAMLLGHHVQPLASIAEGHDICTTNIPITPILTPTTKTPNERSGS, from the coding sequence ATGGGAACCACACCAACCATGCGGGGTTTATCGGCTTCTCGCGGAAAAACCTCAGGAAAAGTGAATCATCCTGTTACGGAAACGCGAAGTACTGATGGCGAGACTCGGCGACAGATCATGCTGGTTATGCTCAAGTCTGGCCCTGTCACCGCGACTCAACTAGGGGAAACCCTCGGACTTTCTGCAACGGGCATTCGACGCCATGTCGATATCTTGGTTGAGGAAGGCCTTGCTGAAATATCTCAGCCTAGGAAAACGGTCGGTGATAAAACTCGTGGTCGTCCTGCAAAAAGCTTCAGGCTTACAGCTGCTGGACGCGGGCAGTTTGGTCATGACTATGATTCTTTGGCTGCTCAGGCGCTAGCCACATTGAAGGAAACTGGTGGCGAAACCGCAGTGAAAGAGTTCGCACGTAAGCGCGTTGCGACAATCGTCGAGGGGGTTGAAATCCCCACGGTGGAAGATGCTGACTCTTTGGAAAAAGCCGCATCTGCTTTGGTGGAAGCATTTTCAGAGAGTGGTTACGCCGCAACGTTGACCAACGCCGCGAATGGTGTCCAGATATGTCAGCATCATTGCCCCATCGCAGGTGTTGCAGCAGAGTTCCCGGAGCTCTGCGAAGCCGAGCATGAGGCTATTGCGATGTTGCTTGGACATCATGTGCAACCGCTAGCTTCAATCGCTGAAGGTCATGACATATGCACGACCAACATTCCGATAACTCCAATTCTGACCCCCACAACTAAGACTCCCAATGAAAGGAGTGGTTCATGA
- a CDS encoding COX15/CtaA family protein: MTTVDKPAKAEWFRTLAPKTSTQRALAMALLVAQGSITVTGSIVRVTGSGLGCNTWPNCHPGSLVPVKGAAPWLHQAIEFGNRLLTFVLVAIAVSLFVSIVSAHRRKEIIIHGLAQGIGIIVQAVIGGISVHLDLKWWAVAIHFLPSVLLVWLAAILYVRISEPDDGTPERAYPSSLRGLAALGAALLTLVLVTGTMTTGAGVHSGDSNVGMEGRLNVDIDWIAHVHAWTMYVYLATTVLLAAGLVLQLAPKRSQKLSWMLILMILIQAVIGVIQYRLGVPRWSVPVHIGMCSVVVAYSSLLWASGIQRVNGGDYVTGSPTGDHKRALLNKM; encoded by the coding sequence GTGACTACCGTTGACAAACCAGCCAAGGCGGAATGGTTCCGTACTCTCGCCCCAAAGACTTCTACGCAACGTGCGCTAGCTATGGCGCTCCTTGTAGCCCAAGGATCGATCACGGTGACAGGTTCGATTGTTCGAGTTACCGGCTCAGGGTTAGGTTGCAATACGTGGCCTAATTGCCACCCTGGCTCGCTTGTCCCGGTTAAAGGCGCTGCCCCGTGGCTTCATCAGGCAATCGAGTTCGGCAATAGGCTTCTGACATTTGTTCTTGTTGCCATTGCTGTTTCCCTTTTTGTTTCCATTGTTTCCGCTCATCGGCGAAAAGAAATCATTATTCACGGTCTAGCCCAGGGTATTGGCATTATCGTGCAGGCCGTCATTGGCGGTATTTCTGTCCACTTGGATCTTAAGTGGTGGGCGGTTGCGATTCACTTCTTGCCATCGGTGCTCCTAGTATGGCTCGCGGCTATTTTGTATGTTCGTATCTCAGAGCCTGACGACGGCACCCCTGAACGCGCTTACCCAAGCTCGCTGCGTGGACTTGCTGCTTTGGGCGCAGCGCTGCTGACTCTCGTTCTCGTAACAGGAACGATGACCACAGGAGCAGGCGTGCACTCTGGTGATAGCAATGTTGGCATGGAAGGCCGACTTAACGTAGATATCGACTGGATTGCACACGTCCACGCCTGGACTATGTATGTTTACCTGGCAACTACCGTGCTACTCGCGGCCGGACTTGTCCTACAGTTAGCGCCAAAGCGTTCGCAAAAACTCAGCTGGATGCTTATCTTGATGATCCTTATTCAAGCCGTCATCGGGGTGATTCAATACCGACTCGGTGTGCCTCGTTGGTCAGTTCCGGTTCACATTGGCATGTGCTCTGTCGTCGTTGCTTATAGCTCTCTGCTTTGGGCATCGGGTATCCAACGCGTCAATGGTGGGGACTACGTCACCGGTTCGCCCACTGGAGATCACAAGCGGGCCCTGCTGAATAAGATGTAG